A segment of the Desulfomicrobium macestii genome:
GCCCTGATCATGCGCCAGGCGGACCAGTACCGGGATCTGGAGCTGGCTGTTCGTGAGCGCACCACCGAGCTGCGGGCCACGCGCGACCGCCTGGAAGAGCAGCATGCCTTCTTGTCGTCCCTTCTTGCGAGCCTGCCCAATCCCGTGTTCGTACAGGACGTGCATGGCCGGATTCTGCGTTGCAACGATGCCTTCACCGCGCTGGTGGGAAAGCCCGAGCGTGAGCTTGTCGGCGAACATGAATCCCGGCTTCGGGATAGCTTTGTCATGGAGCCCGCCAAAAGCGGGGGGGCGGCGCCTGAAGAGTTCGAATTCCTCGCGGGTGACGGCTGCGTGCGGCGCATGCTGACTTCCAGGGCGCCGTTTCATTCCAGTCAGGGGCACTTGGCCGGATACATAAACGTCCTGACCGATGTCACGGACCTGGCCGCGGCGCGCATCGAGGCCGAAGCCTCAAGCCGGGCGAAATCGGAATTTCTGGCCAACATGAGCCATGAGGTCCGCACCCCCCTGAACGGCATCGTCGGCATGTTGCAGCTTTTGAGTCAGACCTTTCTGGATGCGGAGCAGAAGGAGTTTGTCTTCACGGCCATCCGCTCATCGAGAAGGCTGACCCAGCTCCTGACCGACATCCTCGAAATTTCGCGCATCGAGGCGGGCAAGATGGACGTTGTCGCCCAGGAGTTTCATTTCATCGACCTGCGTGACTCCGTGCGCGACCTCTTTGCCATACCGGCAAAGGCCAAGGGGATTGCACTTTCGTTCGAAGTCGACGAGGCCATTCCGTCCCACGTGGTGGGCGACGAGGGCCGACTGCGTCAGATCCTTTTCAATCTGGTGGGCAACGCCACGAAGTTCACATCCAGAGGCAGCGTCCACGTCGCGGCCCGGCGGATTGACGTGGGCAATGAGATGCACGTCGAATTCACGGTCAGGGACACCGGCGTCGGCATCCCCCGCGAGCGGCAGGATGACATATTCAACGCCTTCACCCAGGTCGACGGATCGGCGGTTCGCCAGCACGGTGGCGTCGGGTTGGGGCTGGCCATTGTCCGGCGTTTGGTGGACATGATGGACGGATCGATAACGGTTCAGAGCGAGCCCGGACAGGGCACGACCATGACCGCGAGGATTCCGCTCGTACCCGGCCCGACGGTGTGCGGGGCCCGGGAAGAGGCTGCGGTGCCGACGGTTCGGGGCAAGCGCATCCTGGTGGTGGAGGATGATCCCATCAATCAGCTGGCCCTGACCCGGATGGTCAAGAAGCTCGGCCATTTTCCGACTCTTGCCGGCAACGGGCGGGAAGCTCTGGACAAGTTGGCCCTGGATGACTTCGACTGCGTGCTCATGGATATCCAGATGCCGATCATGGACGGGCTTGAAGCCATCGGCCGAATCCGCTCCGGCACCATTGCGCGCGTGTCTCCTCGAATTCCGGTCATCGCCCTGACCGGACACGCCATGCCCGGAGACCGCGAGCACTTCATGGAGCGCGGCATGACTGCCTATCTTTCCAAGCCTGTGGACATGGACTCCTTGGCTCGTCTCATCGCCGAGGTTTCGGCCGGAGGCGTCTGACGGCATTGCTGCGTTTTTCGGGTGAGCTCGCCGCTGCGAGTTTATGCGTATTGCCTCTTTTAAGCTCCGCAAGTAACCACCATGCGAATGATGCGCTTTTCCCGTGGCCGAATAGTGAAATTGGAACGCACCGAGGTTATTTCATGAGATGGATGCAAATTGCTACACACAGGACGTATCTGCTGTGTCTGACTCTGCTGTTTTTTGTCGAATTTATTTTTTTAGCCTTTGAGCCATACGACAGGAAGGATTGGCTCCTGGAAAATGTCCTTGTCGCCATGTTTTTGCTTGTTTTGCTTCTTACTGCAAAGAATTTTCCTCTCTCCAGGATTTCCTACACG
Coding sequences within it:
- a CDS encoding ATP-binding protein encodes the protein MPSDAGEPRAFYQLFADLASGTLQHVTDPVQCAEYVASQVRELLGVKAVAVVACQGHDNPHLLLAVRPLRQETLFRNPAIDQLIHASHASPLAMTVSPQDPTVPGKLLRSLGLSDSVIVPLRVGSEMIGALVLLGLMDTQGIETIVHSLDRLSSLLALIMRQADQYRDLELAVRERTTELRATRDRLEEQHAFLSSLLASLPNPVFVQDVHGRILRCNDAFTALVGKPERELVGEHESRLRDSFVMEPAKSGGAAPEEFEFLAGDGCVRRMLTSRAPFHSSQGHLAGYINVLTDVTDLAAARIEAEASSRAKSEFLANMSHEVRTPLNGIVGMLQLLSQTFLDAEQKEFVFTAIRSSRRLTQLLTDILEISRIEAGKMDVVAQEFHFIDLRDSVRDLFAIPAKAKGIALSFEVDEAIPSHVVGDEGRLRQILFNLVGNATKFTSRGSVHVAARRIDVGNEMHVEFTVRDTGVGIPRERQDDIFNAFTQVDGSAVRQHGGVGLGLAIVRRLVDMMDGSITVQSEPGQGTTMTARIPLVPGPTVCGAREEAAVPTVRGKRILVVEDDPINQLALTRMVKKLGHFPTLAGNGREALDKLALDDFDCVLMDIQMPIMDGLEAIGRIRSGTIARVSPRIPVIALTGHAMPGDREHFMERGMTAYLSKPVDMDSLARLIAEVSAGGV